A part of Cannabis sativa cultivar Pink pepper isolate KNU-18-1 chromosome 6, ASM2916894v1, whole genome shotgun sequence genomic DNA contains:
- the LOC133039254 gene encoding uncharacterized protein LOC133039254, whose amino-acid sequence MEMFTEGGSTSRPPMLEGANYPYWKTKMRAFLRAVDERVWMSIEEGWWKQTMMENEIVIPKPMSQWTTVEMERANFNSKALHALFNAVSTNQLKVIANCEIAKEAWEKLKIKNEGTDAVKKSRLRALAKSFENLTMEEDESVAEFHAKLCDISNESYALGKTYSNSKLVRKVLGVLPRRFMSKVTSIEEMRNIEELDLDELIGSLQNYELSLSRWKKTKKQKEMVKEKSKVGVALIHQENKKPVLEDFNGITDETVAMLTRNYAKFLKKNYRKNSPADKENLLKRNKGKKALATWSDSDEEKNSTAGEGSDEEKRYLHSWPKVVIQLECEDDAVSTSSKRTDSRQHAYEEMFAQWEYMTKQIRALKNSLEQVETEKGKLEDSVKNLNRLLDEKENEIYKLTADLIRTKQALQFIPPGTAAINQTLQLQKPYGDRTSLGYKMLYKQGNELSVEHSLPSNVNSSKKEDGSPDTSVTINESDSSERRQVPTGPTKLKFEGRRTDADNFPQNDNFIPTCHFCNRRGHIRPKCYKLQNYLKAMINRPNSFPPPNKSLGRKPRREWKIKSKPNSDVGLVAKLSLSAFVEGQWYFDSGCSRHMTGNKKLLVNFKDEKGGSATFGDGNKGQIAGRGDVNVNGAAHLTNVLYVRGLKANLISIGQLCDDNLSVSFTKTQCLVSSDGCVVLTGNRTVDQCYAMCNTIVCNRTFLDKPDLWHYRLGHLNYRDLRRLVKLQAVKGIPDMKVSKERVCGPCQLGKQHKASHPTINRLLTSRVLELMHVDLMGPMQNESISGKRYVMVLVDDYSRFT is encoded by the exons ATGGAAATGTTCACAGAAGGAGGCTCCACCTCGAGACCTCCTATGCTGGAAGGAGCCAATTATCCATACTGGAAAACCAAGATGCGTGCTTTCTTGAGAGCTGTTGATGAAAGAGTCTGGATGTCCATAGAAGAAGGGTGGTGGAAACAAACGATGATGGAGAATGAAATCGTCATACCCAAACCAATGAGTCAATGGACCACTGTTGAAATGGAAAGAGCAAATTTCAACTCAAAGGCTCTTCATGCCTTGTTCAACGCTGTCTCCACTAACCAGTTGAAGGTTATAGCCAATTGTGAaattgctaaggaagcttgggagaagCTAAAGATTAAGAACGAGGGAACTGATGCTGTCAAGAAATCAAGGCTGCGTGCCTTGGCAAAGTCTTTCGAAAATCTCACCATGGAGGAGGATGAGTCTGTGGCTGAATTCCATGCAAAACTTTGTGACATTTCTAATGAATCATATGCTCTGGGGAAAACTTACTCTAACTCGAAACTGGTTCGAAAGGTGCTTGGTGTCCTCCCCAGAAGATTCATGTCCAAAGTTACCTCTATCGAAGAAATGAGAAACATTGAGGAACTCGATCTTGACGAACTTATCGGATCATTACAAAACTATGAGCTATCACTGTCTAGGtggaagaaaaccaagaaacaAAAGGAGATGgtgaaagaaaaatcaaaggTTGGCGTTGCACTTATTCaccaagaaaacaaaaaacctGTTCTGGAGGACTTCAATGGCATTACAGATGAAACTGTTGCCATGTTAACAAGAAACTATGCAAAGTTCTTGAAAAAGAACTACAGGAAAAATTCACCAGCTGACAAAGAAAATCTGCTCAAGAGAAACAAAGGA aaaaaggccctTGCAACTTGGAGTGATAGTGATGAGGAAAAGAACTCCACGGCCGGTGAAGGATCGGATGAGGAGAAGCGGTACTTGCATTCATGGCCCAAAGTCGTAATCCAGCTTGAATGCGAAGATGATGCGGTCTCCACCTCATCGAAGCGTACGGACAGTCGTCAACATGCTTATGAAGAAATGTTTGCACAATGGGAGTACATGACTAAACAGATTCGTGCCCTAAAGAACTCCCTTGAGCAAGTGGAGActgaaaaaggaaagttagaagACTCTGTCAAAAATCTCAACCGACTTCTTGATGAAAAGGAGAATGAGATTTACAAACTCACAGCTGATCTAATCCGAACCAAGCAAGCGTTACAGTTCATTCCCCCAGGCACTGCTGCCATCAATCAAACCCTACAGCTTCAGAAGCCCTATGGTGATCGAACTTCATTAGGATATAAGATGCTTTACAAGCAAGGGAATGAATTGTCTGTTGAGCATTCCTTACCCTCCAATGTCAATTCATCAAAGAAGGAAGATGGGTCTCCTGACACCTCAGTCACCATTAATGAATCTGACTCATCTGAGAGGAGACAGGTTCCAACTGGACCCACCAAACTCAAATTTGAAGGAAGGAGGACTGATGCTGACAACTTTCCACAGAATGACAATTTCATTCCTACATGTCATTTCTGTAATAGGAGAGGTCACATTCGTCCTAAGTGTTACAAATTGCAGAACTACTTGAAAGCCATGATAAATCGACCAAATAGTTTCCCTCCTCCAAATAAGTCACTTGGACGCAAACCTCGTCGAGAATGGAAAATAAAGTCCAAACCAAATTCTGATGTTGGTTTGGTTGCAAAGCTATCTCTGTCAGCCTTTGTTGAAGGTCAGTGGTACTTCGACAGTGGATGTTCGCGTCACATGACTGGAAACAAGAAATTGCTAGTTAACTTCAAAGATGAAAAAGGAGGATCTGCCACTTTTGGGGATGGCAACAAAGGACAGATTGCTGGGAGAGGTGATGTAAATGTGAATGGAGCAGCTCACCTGACAAATGTCTTATATGTGAGAGGACTCAAAGCAAATCTCATCAGCATCGGTCAATTGTGTGACGACAATCTCTCTGTAAGTTTCACTAAAACTCAATGTTTAGTTTCATCTGATGGGTGTGTTGTCTTAACAGGAAACAGAACTGTAGACCAATGCTATGCTATGTGCAATACCATAGTGTGCAACAGGACCTTCTTGGACAAACCTGACTTATGGCACTACAGGCTGGGACACTTGAACTACAGAGATCTCCGAAGATTGGTGAAGCTCCAAGCTGTAAAGGGAATTCCTGACATGAAAGTTTCCAAGGAAAGAGTATGTGGTCCATGTCAGCTTGGAAAACAGCATAAGGCATCTCATCCCACAATTAATAGACTTCTCACCTCTCGTGTGCTGGAACTAATGCATGTGGACTTAATGGGGCCAATGCAGAATGAAAGTATCAGTGGGAAAAGATATGTAATGGTCTTGGTGGATGACTACTCTCGGTTTACCTGA